The segment TAATAATATACGCGTGGGGCTTAGACTCCTATGTCAGCACGATAATTGTAACATTAAATGTTAAACATGTGACGTATACACTGTAACATAAACTTATACACACGTGTTTCATATACCTTTATAACCTTTATATACACACGCGTACTTCAGGCATATTTCATGTATGTTTCACGTACGTACTCATGTCTGTACATACAGGTATCTGTGTATCTTTTACATCTCACTTCGTAAATTTAGTCTTGTTCTGAGCAACAGATGCATGAAATCAGAGGTGCAACACGCCTGTCTGCCTCCCTGACCCCCCACCCTTATGGTGAACACAGGACTATGGACGCGAGCAAGTCCCGGCAGCCACTGACACTTGGGGACACACCGCCCCACTAGGTGTGCTCTCCTAATCCAATCGGAGGCCCAGATTGAAGCATCTACTCCTCATTTAGACCTGAGGAACAGTGGGCCATTGGAGGCCTTTTTGTCTGGTGCCCATGAAGGAAACcttagccccccccccacccagggctcctgTCTTCTGAGGGCTCCTGCCTTCTGTGGCCCAGAGGCTTCCAGGCAGACTGCCAACATTATCAAGATAAAggcggccccctccccccaggcccagGACAGAGCCAGCACCCAGCGGGGTGGCAGGAAATGCAAGCCAAAGGGCAGAAAGCAGCCCCTGGGGTCCCAGAACACTGGTAGCCAGAGAGGTACTACTGGGCCAAGCCCTGTGCCAAACTGGGGAAGGTCATTACCCCGTGGGGACACAGAGGgcggggagccagggagggctgGGTGGTAAACAACCCCGGGAGGCACCCAGTCCCGTTTGTGCCCAAGCCTACAAAGGTCGCTGAACTGCAGGTGGGTGAGCACTGTGCTGATAAGGCACTGATAAGGCTCGAGTCTAACGAAGCAACAACATGGCCAGCTCCCTGCACCGGGACAGAGCCACCAGACAGCGGGCGAAATGCAAACTGATAAACAaacaagggaaggaaaagcaaatggtGGCACTATTTTACTCTCCCGGTTCTTCGGGAGAAACCAGCACCCCGTTCTCTTCtccaaacagaaaaggaaatgattacAAGTTGCTTGGAGAAAgtggtatttattaaaaaaaaaaaaaaatcctccgtCTTGGCTAAGCCATACCCAAGGTATCAAGAGCCAGAACAGGATTTTAGGGGAAGGGACAACCCTCACCCCAAAATTTGGATTAGAATGGTGGACTAGACACGTCTGCGCCAGCCAGTCCTCCAGCCCTTAGActcccccccaccgcccgccCCGCCCCAAGTAAATGTCACAACAAAAGTTGCAACTGCGGGTTTGGAATGGCTTTGGGTGTCAGCTTTCAGCAAGCCGAccacctcctttctttccctccgtTCTGGTCCTTTCACGCAAGACTCCGCCATAAAACCTGAAACAGGACCtctggataaatggataaactggCCTCAGAGGCACAAAACAACTGCGATACTAAAAAGATTCGCGCTGCGGGGGAGGCCCGGCATCTGCATCTTTTCTGGAGGGCGGGGGCATCCCGGGAGGCGCGgtctccccgcctccccccaccccgccccgctcCTCCCGTCGCGCCCCCGGCCCAGCGGGGCTGCATTGAGGCCCTGCGCGGGGCCGGGACCTCACACAGCCTCCTCTGTGCACCCGGGTGCGCGGGAGGGGCGCGGGCTCCTTTTGAACTCCCAGTCTTTGTTCCCGGCGACCAAGACCCGGCATCCGCACACTTCCTGCCCCGAGACCTCGATGGTTACCTGGGCCTTCCCAGCCCGCTcccccccagcaccctcccccaaAAATCTGCAGTACAGGTGAGCGAAAACACGAGAACACACACGCCACTAGAATATTCTAACGCGTCAGCAAAAACCACACTGCTTTTCTAGTAcgttaaaaattgagaaaaatccCCCCCATCCCAAATGTAATGTTTTCTGACTTATTTGAagattggcttttttaaaaagatccaagTTGTGAACATACTTTCTCGtgccttccttttattttataccGCAGGGAGGGAAACGGAGGCGAGGACCACACACGCGCAAGCCGAGACTAAAAAGGCCCGAGGTGGGTTTCACTGTTTAGTGTCTAAGAAAGCCGAGTACAGCGTTTCCTCTGTCCCACTGGGCCGGCCTTCCGCGCAATTGCAAACGCAAAGGCATCTCACCCATTCTCTGGCCACTAGCCCGGGCCATAAACTTCCGTAGAAAAAAATTCGCACTTCAGCTTAATCCGGCCCCTCGCTGTCTTCCCTTCCGAGGTCCATGACGGACCCGGGGCAGAAAGCGAGGAGAGCCTGGATTCGATCCAGCGCGCCCGGCTCCCCTGCGGGGCCCCGCCTGGAAAGAGGCGGAGGTCCCGCACCCCAACGCGATTCCCCCGGTGGAGACACCTACCAGCCCTTGCATCCTGCCGTCCGCGCCCATGCAGAGGTACCGGACGCTGTGCACACCCTTGATGGCCACGGTCCGCAGAGCGACTGCCCTGATCTCCACCAAACCTGGGCGCGACAGAAGCAGAAGGTTGCAGTGGGGACCCGCGGGGCCCACAACACGTGGATGCGGTGGGTGCACAGGCCCagaccctcccccactcccccatctCCTCGTGCTGTCTAGGACCCTGGGGAGGGAATGGGACGCCCAGGTGCCAAGATCTGGGGTTCCTGGGAGCGGGGGGTCCGCGGGAACCGAAGGGGGCAAGTGGAGAATAACGCGTGGGTGCGGTGGGTCCACGTGCCGGCACCCCCCTCCCTCAGGTCCCCGCGCTGTCAGGTGCCCCGGGCAGAGAGCATAACGCAGAGGTGCCAAAACGTGGGGTCCCCGAAGGAAGTAAAGGAAAGGACACAGGGGCGAATGGGCACTCACTGTGCGCGCTCTGGCCCCGCGCGCAGTCAACCCCGCCGTCGGCACGGATGCGCAGGAAGCAGCTGGAGAGGCCGTGGGGGCCGGCGGTGTACAGGTGCCGTAGGCGGATGGGCTCACCCCAGCCGTAGTGCACGTGCGGCCCCGCGTCCGAGAAGGCTAGGGGGCGCCCGGCTACCGCCAGGCAGAGGCCGGCTAGGACCAGGGCGCGGGCTACCGCGCACCGGCTCGGCGCGCTCCGCATGGCAACTCCCTTGGGCTCCGCACGCAGTTCTGGCGGCGAGGGTGCGGGAGGCTGGGCGGCTGCAGGACTGTGCGTGCAGAGGCCGGGCGCGTCCCTCGAGCCGGCGGTGCGCTCTAGGTACCTGCGCATTCAGCACTTCTGCTCCGACGGCGCTGCGGCTCGAGACAGCGGCCTTATATAGTGTCTTACCCTCCCGGCGGGTGGGTGCCCGCGACACCCGAGCATTTCTTATCAGGATTGCATCAGCCCTCCGCCCCCCGCACACACCCACTCACACCccgcctcctgccccagcccctccccggaCCCCGCCCGGGTGACCCCGCCCAGGCCTCCCGgatctgggggaggaggaggccccGTTTCACCGGAGGGTTCGGGGGAGCTCCTCCCCGCAGCGCAGGGGCCGGGGGCCAGCTCTCTCTTGGCTGGGAGAGTTTGATTTTATAAAGCACTAAAGGGGACAATCGGTCCCCGCCCCCGCGCCACCGGCTCCCCCAGGGAATGCGCTCGCGGCGGGGCGCTAGCAGAAGCGGGGAGCAGGAATCCCGTGACCAGAGATTGGGGCACTGACCTTTGCATCCCTCACCCCCTGTCCGGAGAAGTTTCGCCTTGGCTTTAGGGCTCTCTCCCCTTAAAAGCCCACATCCACTCCCTCCCACGACGGTCCTAACCGTCATATCTCCAGATGCAAAGCCGTCCATTAGAATTTCCCCCTGCCTCTCGGACTAGCTCACGTTTTCCTGGTCTTATGTTCTCGCGATCCCggcccccctcccgccccttTTTACCCCTGTAAATTGCCCCCCGACGGGGGGCCGGGCTCAAGTTCTGGGAGGAACAATGGGGGAGTGGCGCTCGGCGAGCGCTAGATGGCGCTTCCTCCCCGGTTTCGGCCTCTGCGCCGGCTTGAGCAGCCGTACCCAGAGCTGGGAGGCTGGATGGACGGTAGTCCTGAAGGCGCCTTTCGCAGGCGCAAGGTGGGGTCGCTTCTGCAGACGGGGAAGCTCAGGCTTCCCAGCTCGGGCCGGACGCAGCGCGG is part of the Ailuropoda melanoleuca isolate Jingjing chromosome 16, ASM200744v2, whole genome shotgun sequence genome and harbors:
- the FGF19 gene encoding fibroblast growth factor 19, with translation MRRYLERTAGSRDAPGLCTHSPAAAQPPAPSPPELRAEPKGVAMRSAPSRCAVARALVLAGLCLAVAGRPLAFSDAGPHVHYGWGEPIRLRHLYTAGPHGLSSCFLRIRADGGVDCARGQSAHSLVEIRAVALRTVAIKGVHSVRYLCMGADGRMQGLPQYSAGDCAFEEEIRPDGYNVYRSKKHRLPVSLSGAKQRQLYKDRGFLPLSHFLPMLPGSPAEPRDLQDHAESDGFSAPLETDSMDPFGIATKMGLVKSPSFQK